In a genomic window of Nothobranchius furzeri strain GRZ-AD chromosome 14, NfurGRZ-RIMD1, whole genome shotgun sequence:
- the LOC129165065 gene encoding transposable element Tcb1 transposase isoform X2, producing MGKTSDLTAVQKTIIDTLHKEGKTQKVIAKEAGCSQSSVSKHINRQAKGRKKCGRKKCTSSRDNRTLQRIVTTNPFKNVGEIHKKWTAAGVSASRTTTRRLMKDMGFRCRIPCVKPLLNMKQRKKRLAWAKDKKDWTDAEWSKVMFSDESKFCISFGNQGPRVWRKSGEAQNPRCMRSSVKFPPSVMVWGAMSSAGVGPLCFLRSRVNAAVYQEVLEHFMLPAADQLYGDADFTFQQDLAPAHSAKTTSTWFKDHGIPVLDWPANSPDLNPIENLWGIVKRRMQYARPNNAEELKTTIRATWALITPEQCHRLIESMPRRITAVIEAKGAPTKY from the coding sequence atggggaagacttctgacttaacagctgtccaaaagacaatcattgacaccttgcacaaggagggcaagacacaaaaggtgattgctaaagaagctggctgttcgcagagctctgtgtccaagcacattaacagacaggcgaagggacggaaaaaatgtggtagaaaaaagtgtacaagctctagggataaccgcaccctgcagagaattgtgacgacaaacccattcaaaaatgtgggggagatccacaaaaagtggactgcagctggagtcagcgcttcaagaaccaccacgaggagactcatgaaagacatgggattcaggtgtcgcattccgtgtgtcaagccactcttgaacatgaaacagcgcaagaagcgtctcgcctgggccaaggacaaaaaggactggactgatgctgagtggtccaaagttatgttttctgatgaaagcaagttctgcatttcctttggaaatcaaggacccagagtctggaggaagagcggagaagcacagaatccacgttgcatgaggtccagtgtaaagtttccaccgtcagtgatggtgtggggtgccatgtcatctgccggtgttggcccactctgtttcctgaggtccagggtcaatgcagccgtctaccaggaagttttagagcacttcatgcttcctgctgctgaccaactttatggggatgcagacttcacctttcaacaggacttggcacctgcacacagtgccaaaaccaccagcacctggttcaaggaccatggtatccctgtccttgattggccagcaaactcgcctgaccttaaccccatagaaaatctatggggtattgtgaagcggaggatgcaatacgctagacccaacaatgcagaggagctgaagacgactatcagagcaacctgggctctcataacacctgagcagtgccacagactgatcgagtccatgccacgccgcattactgcagttattgaggcaaaaggagccccgactaagtattga